Sequence from the Macaca thibetana thibetana isolate TM-01 chromosome 20, ASM2454274v1, whole genome shotgun sequence genome:
gtgagccaagatcacccactgcaccccagcctggctggcagagtgagattctgtctcaaaaaacaaacaaacaaaaaaaatggtcCCGTCCAAACTCTGCATTAATTGTGGGAATGGCTTCAGTTCACATTTAGCtctgaaactgaaagaaaataaaactacacaaaCACTCCAGGGTTCCTGGGGAGTTGCTCTGGACTGAGCCGGAATACAAATCTCTCCCACTCCTGCTTCTCATCCTGAGCCTGCTGAGAAGGCTGCAATCTTACCTAAGAATGTGATGAAAAGACAGAGACACATCTTTTCATTTAAAGCCTCTGTTGGTGTCTTGTGTGGCTGATGGGTGGTGTGCAGGGAGAGTTTGGGGCTGGAACCAGGCCTGCGGTGGAGCTCCTTCCTCAGAGTGGGAAGGGGCGAAAGCTAGACAAGCTTGGGTTTGGGGCAGAGCTGGGGAAGCTCACTGCAGAGGGGAGAGCCGGAATTGACAGCATTGCACAGAGGCAGATTGATTCCTGCAAGCTCGAATCTCTATGAGGTTTAGCAGGAGTGAAACAAGGGAAGCCAGCAGGGTATGAGAGAAGCCATGTGCCCATCATGGTCTGGCTTTCCTTGacctactttttttgtttgtttgcttgctttttagacggagtctcgctgtcgcctgggctggagtgagtATAggggggcgatctcagctcactgcatcctccgtctcacagattcaagccattctcctgcctcagcttcccaagtaggtgggattactgGGGtgtgccacgacacctggctaatttttgtagttttagtagagacagggtttcaccatgttggccaggctggtctcgaactcctgacttcaagtgctctgcccacctcggcctctcaaagtgctgggatcacaggtgtgaggcaccatgcccgaCCCTTGACCTACTTTTGATGGAGACTTGGGCTTATAGAAAAATATCCTCActataagaaaaacaagagaaaggcAATGATAAATGGTAACTGATGTGGCTACAAGATCCAGGagatccaggaggtggaggggatTGTAGGAAATGGGATTGCTGACCCCAGCCTGCTCTATCTCAAATGGCAGCTGCTGCCTGGACCTGCCTACTAAAAAACACCATTCATGTAGACATTGAATCTAAGATATGATTGATGGTAAGATGTTCTGATATTTAATACattactaataaagaaaaaaagcctgCCAATTAAGCGGTGACAAGCCATTGattacaaaacaagtctcaattcCAAACATATCACAGTGTGGAAAGGATGCATCCTAACATTCATGAAATATTGGATACCAGTAGGCTGGACTTGGTCTGTGGCAGCCTTGTGCAGTTTCCAACCTGCACAACTGTACAGAGCAGCTCTTAGGAAGCCTCCCAGGACACTGAAGAGCTTAGGCCACCAGGAGGCTCACACTTGGGGCACATCTATGAACTTCCAAGTCCCTTAAGAAGTAATCCCTCTTTGATCTTCATCTGAACTAGGAAGGCCACAAAGAGGAAACTATGGGCCAGTTTCCATATGGGGCACCAGTTCACTGACAGTGGTCCCAGAGCCCCTGGGACGGTGGTTCAGCAGGCATGGGGTAGGGCTTCATGAGGGATTCTGAGTCCTGCCAGACTAGGGAGAGTCCTGCCAGACTAGGAGAGGCCCCATATTCACAGTTatgcaggctcagagaggtgaaggcCCTGGCCCAACATTACACAGCCGGGCAGAACAGAGCTAGGCCGAGGGTTCAGCACTCCTCACTCCGATCCCTGGTGCTGCTTCTCTTGCTGACTGTGAAAATGTCTGCTCTTCTGCCCCAGATGAACTGGAGATAGGGGTCTCCAGGGCTGAAAGGGATCTTGGCCTGCCCACCCCTGCCCCGTTCCTTCCCCTCTGAAGCCCTGGTTGCTGGACTTGTCCCCAGAGAAATCACCCGTATTGATTCAcaagacttttaaattttattagtaaaatacaaaatggcACAGACATTGGTGATGAGGGTTGGAAAAGTAAAAGGATCAACCTACTCTTTCCAAAGTCTTCCTAGATCATCCTTGTCCATGTCCTGCTTGGAGAAACTAACAAAGTCCATGGAAGGGGGACCAGCTGGCCCCAGCAGCTTCCTCACAAAGGAGGCAGGGCCCCATTACAGGGTGCCCCACCCCTGGAAGGCTCTCCCAGCCTGGAAGAGCCAGAACAAAGTGCATCAGTTCCACTCTCACCCTCTCTGAGCTGCCAGAGTGACCCCACCTGAGCCAGGCCCTGAACTTCCTGAATATACTGTGCCACGCCCAGCAAGGGAGTGCAAAGGCCGGGCAGGCCGGGCCGTACAGCGTCTTGCTCTCTATGGACCAGAGCTGGGTTTCCTTCCTCCAAGCACCCATTTGTGAAGGAGTGTTCCTGGCACCTGGGTAGAACCCAGCCCATAAGAGGCCCCTCAGGTAGAGCAAGGGTCACACTCGGGCACAATCCAAGGGAGAGGTGAGCTGCCCCCAGGGACCCTGAGGGGCCAGGACGGCTGGTGTGGCCTCATCCAGGCATGCTCGAGCCTTCAGCAGCCAAAAAAGGGAACCCCTGACTTTATGCCTGCAACTTCCCCTTTCCCATGTCCCAGCCCCCTTCCCGGGTAGCGTCCCTTTCAGAAACAAACAGGGGCCTCATGGAAATCCCTGGTCCTGTCTGCGACGGGGACAAAGATGAAGGAGAAGGTCTTGGAGGGCAGAGAACAGTGTTTTCAAGGAGTgagagaggtgggaggggaaCCCAGGCCTCATGAAAGAATCCGGCGTGTGGGGAGTGGGACCACAAGGGTCTTGTGGCCTGGCTGCCTGCAGGAGTCTCTGAAGAAGCATCAGGTGTGTGGCTGCTCCCAGAGCCTTTCCTGGGCTTCTTAGACAGGTGTCTGgagccctccctcctccctcttagggggtgaggggaggcagagcttggggTGTCTCAGTGACTGAGCCTGGGCGGGGCCTTCAGGGATGGACTCTGTTCTGCCCACCTCCATTTGAGGGACCACAGGGCAGGATCTGTGCTATCAACTCACTCCCTCGCAGGCCCTCTGGGCCTCAGGGTCCAAAGACAAGCTAGTCCATTGGCAAGGACTGTCTAAGGTGTTCTGTTCATAAGGACTGTGAGGCTGCATCCAGGGGCTGGAGAGAAGGGCCTCAGGTCAATGAGTGATGTCAGGGGGACAGATATTCCTtacctccctctttcctttcacaGATGGGAGTACCTTGGGGGGTTGATGGTAGAACTAGGATCAGAACCCAGCCTTCAGACTCAGCACAGTGTAGACCAAAGAAGAAAGCCACCAGATATCCTTATCTCCCCTTCCCACAATGCCTAACCAAGGGCAGAGCCTCACTGGGAGCAGTGCCAGGAAACACCACACTAGCCTCATGCAAGAAAAGACACGTCACTAGTGGGGGCGTGGGCTCTGTACAGAGGACGGGGCTGGGGGAGATAGCACCGCAGGTGGCCGGGGTGACTGGCAACTGCAGCAGAACCAAGAGACACAATGAGATTGCGGGGAGTGGGCAGAGGGCCTGGCCTGATGCTCATGTGTGAGATGGAAGGACTGTAGTACTCACAGGGTAGCGTGGGTCAGAGGGGGCTGGGAATAAATAATTGTTCATTGGGGCTGGGATGGCGTCAAAGGGAACCTCTAACCAGCCAGCAGCAGAGGAGAGTTTTGGGGCTGGGGTGAGTTGGGAGACCATCCCCTCTGTCCCTGGCAGGTGGAGAATGGTCAAGGCTGGCCTCCTAGGGTGTGCCTGGGAGCTTGGAGCTTGTGCACCTGGAGGATCCCACCTCCCCGCTCCAATCATCCCAGCTCAGTCCAGGCCCTTGGGTGGGAGTGGGTATGAGGATGAGGGATCCCAGGCAGCTGTCTGAATCAAACAACTAGACACAGGCCGGAGGAGTTCACACGGGCACCAGGACATATGAGTTACTACCACAGCTCCGGGGGATGTAGCGGAGGCCCTCCACCATCTCTCCCGCCATCTTTCGAGGGCAGCCCTGGAGGCTCTGGTAGGCAAACATGGCCACCCCCAGGCAGAagaggaggccaaggaaggccaGCAGCCCCACTGCCTGCCTCCGGGTGGCAGCCTGGGCGTCAGGGACAGGAGTGATAAGGACGCCCAGCCTCTGGGGGTCCATGGTGGCATGGATGGGTTCCTCAGCTTTAGGGGTCCAGCTGCCTGAAACCACTGGCTCCCTGCTGGGGGTTCCTTCCGAGGAGACAGGGACCACAGAGACGTGGGCCATGCTGCCAGGCCCCCAGTCCTGGAAGGCATCTGTGTGTGCTGGCACGGGACCCATCTCCTCCCGCTCCAGAGAGTTCTCTGGCCTGGGGCTCTGTCCCTGACCCCACACAGGCTGGCCTTCAGACGGAGTGTTCTcctctggggctggggaggaagtAGTGGAGGCCTGGGTGGAGGAGGCCTGGGTGGAGGAGGCCTGGGTGGAAGGGTCCTGGGTGGAAGGGTCCTGGGTGGACGGGGCCTCAGAGGTCTTTCCCTCAGCCCAGAGGCCGGGCCCAGGTTGGTGGGGAGCAGAACTCTGCCACGCGGCGGCAGTGGAGACGGGAGGCACTCGGAAAAGCTCCGTGCCCACAGGCCCTCCATCCTGAGCCTTTGGCGTCGGGGGGAGCCCGGTCCCTGAGGAACCAGTCACGCCCGTCGACTGCTCTGGGGAGGTCCCCAGGGCCGTCTGTGCCTCCCGGGAAGAAGGAGTTGGCTTCAGGCTACTGCTTTCGCCTGTGGCTTCGGGCTCCGGTACCGCAGACTCCTCCATTCCCCGGGCGGCAAGGGTGGTCCTGGGCTTCACCAGGCCGATCTGCTTCTCGAAGGTGCCGCCATTTCGAGTCAGAGCAGCAGCCTGGCGGTCCAGATGCTGCATCGCGTCCTTGACCCATTGTTCCTTCGGGTCGGCACAGAACAGCCTGTGCTGTCTCGTCTCCAAGCTACAGGGGAGAAAGACAGGGATCCAGTGATGTCCAGATGCCAGAAACCCGGGCCAGCGTGGTGTGGGGGCACAGCACCAGTGCTCTGCAGGTGAACACACCCGGCTGGAAACCCTGCCCTCCCACTTAGCAGCTGTGAGGCCACTGACCAGCTGGGGAAACCCGCCCTCCTAGGCTCCCAGGTCCTCACCCGAGAAATGGAGATAGGAAAGCCTCCCATCTGTAGCGTGACCACCCATCCCAGAAAAAATGGGATGCAGGGGGTGCTCAGGATGAGGGACTTCCCATTTTAAAACCGGGAAAGTCCCCAGGCAAACAGGGACGAGTTGATCACCCTACTTCTGtgttactgtaaaaaaaaaaagccaaattatGGCTCAGAGCCGATCAGTAATagctgaaaataataacaatgttgaTAATATTGTTACCATTAAGGCAGGGGGCTCTGGGCTTTGAGTCTCCTGCTGGGGAGAGGACTTCAGGTGAGCTCTGTATGGGGCCTCCTCACTCTGGAACAGGCCTTATGAGACTTCGTGAGTCTTGTTGCTCTTTTTCGGTTTCACAGCTACAGGCTGTGCTCCaggcccctctcctcccctcccgaTGTGTGTTCACGGGCAGAAGGGGTTAGAGCCAAATATGTGGCAGCCTCATTGGGACCCTGAGTGCCCTCCAAATCTTGAACTTCCTCTGAAGCCGTGTGTGACTGGTTCACCGCCAAGCCCACAGCTCAGAGCTGACAGACGCCCTGGCTCCATGCCACGGCCTGTGCTTGGCATTTGCCCATGTTCAAATCTTACATCCATCCCACAAGGTGGCTACCAGgctcatccccattttacagatgaggaaaccaaggctcagagaggtgaagtaaagGCACCTGGCTCCAGGATGCCGGGAAGCTTGAGGAGTCCAGGAAGCAAGTATGACCCTGCAGGCCCCCTGGGCACAGCGATCCCCTCCcccatttcctttttccctttcatcaagaaaacaaaaaatacttggGGGTGTCTTGGGGAAGTAAGCCTTGACCGATCAGCAAAGAAGCCAGGCAGGAGAACGCTCAGTACCTTGCCCACCTTAGAAACTGCATAATTGAGGAGAGGAAGTGCCAGACTTCCTTTAACTGAGCCTAGAAAGCAAAGGGCCATTGGCCATTTCCTGCTGCCTGACCCCTAGGTCTGGCTGAGGCTGCTTTGGGCTCAAAAGTCAGTCCTGGGGAAAGGCCTCAGGGCTGGCTGGTAAGGCAGGACCTAAGAGAGCCCCCAGGAGAAGGAAGTGACCAAGATGACCAGGGTCCTTAACAGCCAGGAGGACAATGACTCAGTCCCTCCCCAGAGTCTCGAAATGaccctgtttcctcttctgtcagATGGAGATAGTGATCTCTGCAGCTCCTACTGACAGACCCTGCcaagcactttatttttaatttaattttttgttcttttcttttttttctttttattttttttttgagatggagtctcacaatattgcccaggccagagtgcagtggtgccatcttggctcactgcaatctccgcctcctgggttcaagcaattctcctgcctcaacctcccgtgtagctgggattacaggcacccaccaccacgcccagctagtttttgtatttttagtagagatggagtttcaccatgttggccagcctggtcttgaactcctggcctcaagtgattcaccagcctcggccttcaaaagtgctggtattacaggcattagccaccgcgcccTTGCCAAGCAATTTAGTTACATCCTGTCCTAgctacccattttacagacaaggaaaccaagGTGCAAAAAGTAAACAATGGAAGCAGGGCCATCCAGCCAGTAAGAGGGGAAGGCAGGATTTGCACCAGGTCTGTTAGAGGCTGGAACCTGCATTTTAAGTAAGACCCTCATGCTTTACGCCTACCCATACCACCCCATGAAATATAGTGGGTTTGAGTGTGGGGTAACATGTGCTTCAGTCCAGAAGGAATTACCACCGTTCATGGCTGCTCCAGGCCACAAGCCAGGGCGGCTGCCCCCCCAGCCACACTGGGCCATTCAGGAAACCACTCTCCTCCTTAGCCATGTGGCACAGAAATTAAGGTCAGTGAAGTGGCCTGCAGGCCAGGGGCAAGAGAAGCGTGTGCTGAGGCCTTCGCCTAGGAGACCAGGTCTGGGAGGGGAGGTGTGGACATAGATTCTCAGAGGTCTGGGAATATTTCAAGGGCCTGAAGGGGATTTCAGAGGCCTCGGGGGCAATACCTACACGATTGCACGTTTGCCGCATGATTCCTGGTTCTGTTGATAGTGGATGAGCAAAGCCACAGGTATCTTTGATGTCATCTTGCTGCACGTAATGTTGCATTTCGTCACGCCGTGGTGCTGTCCTGAGTCCAAAGAGGTTCCTCGTCACCAGGGATGTCTGTGGGCATCTGGCTTCCCAACCCTGTGCCAGATTGTCCCGGCCACACCACCCAAGCCAAAGCTGATCACCTGTACACCCTGGCCTTCAAGGCCTttgactcagcctccctcccccaccaaacttctctatgcctcagtttcaccacctgtaaaataggaacaaagatagtatctacctcataggctTGTTGTAAGAATAAGAAATGTGAATTCTTATTTACAGAGTTCTTTTTGCCTGGCACTGGCACATAttaaaagtttgtttgtttgtttgtttgttttgagatggagtctcattgttgtcgcccaggctggagtgcaatggcacgaccttggctcaccgcaacctccgcctcccaggttcaagtgattctcctgcctcagcctcccgagtagctaggattacaggcatttgccacgacacctggctaattttgtatttttagtagagacggggtttctccttattggtcaggctggtctcaaactcccgacctcaggtgatctgccctctttggccttccaaagtgctgggatgacaggcatgagccaccatgcccgggttaatttttaaaattaactggtCCATTGTGCAGCAGGGGAGATGAATCTGAGAGTGACAGGGATCtgctaaggtcacacagccagcaagtgaTGGAACAGGTTCTCCTACCAAGATGACTGCAGTCTCCACCGGGCCTGTGGCCTTGCCTATCCCCTCACCTCTGCCTTGTTTCttcctgctgcctttttttttttttttaattaagaaatagggtcttgctctgttgcccaggctagagtgcagtggtataatcctagctcactgcaacctcaaaatcctgggctcaagagattctcctggctgggtgtggtggcttacacctgtaatcccagcactttgggaggccaaggcaggtggatcacctgaggtcaggagtttgagaccagcctgatcagtatggtgaaaccttgtctctactaaaaatacaaaaattagcctggaatgatggtgggcgcctttagtcccagctgctagggaagctgagacaggagatttgcttgaatctgggaggcaaaggttgcagtgagccaagatcgtaccactacactccagcccgggtgacagagcaagactccgtctcaaaaaaaaaaaaaaaaaaaaaaaaaaaaagagagatctcttgcctcagcctcccaagtagctgggactacaggtgcatgctaccatgcctggctaattttttttaagagacagggtcttgctatgttgcccaggctggtcttgacaccctgacctcaagcgatcctcccacttcaacctctggagtagctgggattacagatgcaagccaccatatccagcaataaactttttaaaagtgtataagTACAACTGCTTTGTAAGAAAGTGGGGTCTGATGAATAGATGATCCTTTGTTCTGCTGTTAAGAGCCAGAATGAGCCTGAGAGTAGTTGCTGAAAGGTACTGAGTCATCCTGCCTAGGAGGGAAGAGGCATTTGAAATTCCTGGAGCAAGAAGAGTAAGGAGAAGGAAGGGTTGGAGATGGAAGGTATGAATAGGGTAGGGGCAGAGTGGGGCAGAAGGGGCAGGCAGTAGCTGAGTGTCACGTGGAGCCAGAGAGAAACCACAGGACAGGACAAATAAACCCAActatttaatataaacatttgaaGTTGTTTACACTGCATTTCCACCTTTTCTCTTTGCCTAAAATcgccagcaattttttttttttttttctgcttagcGTGAGCTCAAGGAGGATGAGTGTAAAAATCAAGGAAGAGTTGGAGTTTCAGATCTGGGTCAAGGTTATGTGCAGCAAAAGCAAGACCCCAGAGGGTTTTGCAAACATCTGGAGGCCAGGGCAGTCAAGAGAGCAAGCCGATCTTATCTAGCACTTCAGAGCCTGGGGAACCCCCAGCCCATCCCTGGGCTCCACCAGAACACGAATTGCTCATGCATAAATACTTACATATATACGGCCATGCAAACATACTCCACTTTCCCAAATACAGGCGCATGCccgtgcgcacacacacagagactttGTAGAGTCTGCTGCTTCCTCTCTCCATCGCTCCCCCTTAGCTTTGGCCCACCCTGCTTTGTGGGAAGGTGGTTTAGGGCTGGCAGGTCTGGGTTGAGTCATCAAGGAGCAGCATTAGTAGCTTCAGGGGGTTGGGGGCTGTGTGCAGGAGAGGCTCCCCAGGTCACAGGGCTGTCCTTTCTCTCTGAGTAACCAGGATATAAAAGTCACTGCGTGGGCTGGCCACCCTCCTTCTGCAATGGGACCTCAGAATGACGCACCTGCAGCCTCCCCAGGCCCTGTTGAGTGGAGCCAGCTGGCAGTCCCCTAAACTGGCCTGCAGGTGTCTTCTTTAGGAAGCCCCAGAAAATAAGGTGCCCCTCAGTGACCAGAGACAGGAGGAGGCAAGGGAGGCTGCCCAATGGATAACAAAGAAGGTCCATTCTGTGCGCCTCAAATCCAACATGGGGAAAGCCATTACCCACCTTCAGGGCTTTAAAGAGCCACAGAGTCATCCTGTCTCCAAAGTCCCCACTCTCTGCCACAGTCCCTGAATGGTCCTGGCCCGGCTAAGTTCTTGGTTCTGCCAGGAAGATTGTTTAACTAACCTGGGGAGCCTGTCCCTTCTCAGAGCTGaagttttcctttctgtaaatGGAGACAATGCCTCACCCAGCCAGTCATCTATTAGCTGTCATAGGAGTGTCAGGAAGGCAGGGACCTCGTCTGTCTTGGTATCACAGCTTCTCAGCATCAAGCACAAGGTGGATACTCAATCAATATCCATTGAATGAAATTAGTCTCAATTTACTTATCTCTCTTTAATGCATCTATCtgcctatccatccatccttccacccacTCTTATCAATCTTCTACCCATTCCTCACCCACCTGCCACCTCCTACCCACCCCTACTCatctccattcatccatctacccactccCTCTCCCCTACCTACCACCTGTCAATCTTCCACCCCCTTTTAtctcacccactcatccatccctcattgtcccctccccatcccttcttccatccatccatccatccatccatccatccatccatccatccacttccTGATTCAGCCAACACTGGCTGGAATTACTTTTGAGTATATACAACAATCTCAGGCCCTCTTATCCTTAACCTTGAGCTCTTTCTCCCATAGGCACGGGTGCTGAGCTTGGAGAGAGTGCTTCCATCCCAATAAATGCCATCAGATCACTCTGCTTATTCAGTCAACCAACAAATGCTGTTCCTCTTGCCAGACCCTGTGCCGGGTGCTGTGAGGTACAGTGAGATGAACAAGGAATGCCTCTGGCCTCAGAAGGCTCCCAGTCTGA
This genomic interval carries:
- the CX3CL1 gene encoding fractalkine isoform X2; this encodes MQHLDRQAAALTRNGGTFEKQIGLVKPRTTLAARGMEESAVPEPEATGESSSLKPTPSSREAQTALGTSPEQSTGVTGSSGTGLPPTPKAQDGGPVGTELFRVPPVSTAAAWQSSAPHQPGPGLWAEGKTSEAPSTQDPSTQDPSTQASSTQASSTQASTTSSPAPEENTPSEGQPVWGQGQSPRPENSLEREEMGPVPAHTDAFQDWGPGSMAHVSVVPVSSEGTPSREPVVSGSWTPKAEEPIHATMDPQRLGVLITPVPDAQAATRRQAVGLLAFLGLLFCLGVAMFAYQSLQGCPRKMAGEMVEGLRYIPRSCGSNSYVLVPV
- the CX3CL1 gene encoding fractalkine isoform X1; the protein is MAPISLSWLLHLATLCHLTVLLAGQHHGVTKCNITCSKMTSKIPVALLIHYQQNQESCGKRAIVLETRQHRLFCADPKEQWVKDAMQHLDRQAAALTRNGGTFEKQIGLVKPRTTLAARGMEESAVPEPEATGESSSLKPTPSSREAQTALGTSPEQSTGVTGSSGTGLPPTPKAQDGGPVGTELFRVPPVSTAAAWQSSAPHQPGPGLWAEGKTSEAPSTQDPSTQDPSTQASSTQASSTQASTTSSPAPEENTPSEGQPVWGQGQSPRPENSLEREEMGPVPAHTDAFQDWGPGSMAHVSVVPVSSEGTPSREPVVSGSWTPKAEEPIHATMDPQRLGVLITPVPDAQAATRRQAVGLLAFLGLLFCLGVAMFAYQSLQGCPRKMAGEMVEGLRYIPRSCGSNSYVLVPV